One segment of Chloroflexota bacterium DNA contains the following:
- a CDS encoding amidohydrolase family protein: protein MADASSSAQAGAGTSDLTIIKAGTLVDGTGGPARRGVQIVIREGRILDVLPGGDTPSDATVVDHSGQAVVPGLIDGHVHLVFSAGPDPLADLYVEDDVTLMLHAVRNARVALAAGVTTVRDLGDRNGVVRKLRDGINRGIAVGPRIMTAGAPITITGGHCHFLGMEADSEDDVRRVARKQLKAGVDCLKIMATGGRMTPGTNPKLAQYTVAHVAAAVEEARRADKTLAAHALSADGIRVAAEAKVDTVEHCNWLARGEGVAFDESTAVLMAQNNVAFDPTMTPIQSIMDVPAERLTPVQRAAVKIRLELVEVFRRMLALGVTLVAGTDAGTRNNQLDELPHEISLYVDQLGLSPVAAIHSATGRSAQVLGIDADTGSVQAGREADLLVVDGDPSTDIHTLGRARAVYRAGRLVAENGRLLS from the coding sequence ATGGCTGATGCGTCGTCGTCGGCTCAGGCTGGGGCCGGCACGTCCGACCTGACAATCATCAAGGCCGGCACGCTCGTCGATGGGACGGGCGGGCCGGCCCGGCGCGGGGTCCAGATCGTCATTCGCGAGGGGCGGATCCTCGACGTGTTGCCAGGCGGCGACACGCCGTCCGACGCCACGGTCGTCGACCACTCGGGGCAGGCGGTCGTGCCGGGGCTGATCGACGGCCACGTGCATCTCGTGTTCAGCGCCGGGCCGGATCCGCTGGCCGATCTCTACGTCGAGGACGACGTGACGCTGATGCTGCACGCCGTCCGCAACGCCCGGGTGGCGCTGGCGGCCGGCGTCACCACCGTCCGCGACCTGGGCGACCGCAACGGCGTCGTGCGGAAGCTGCGCGACGGCATCAACCGGGGCATCGCCGTTGGCCCGCGCATCATGACGGCCGGCGCCCCGATCACCATCACCGGCGGCCACTGCCACTTCCTGGGCATGGAGGCCGACTCCGAGGACGACGTGCGGCGGGTCGCGCGCAAGCAGCTCAAGGCCGGCGTGGACTGCCTCAAGATCATGGCGACCGGCGGCCGGATGACGCCCGGCACCAACCCCAAGCTGGCGCAGTACACCGTGGCCCACGTGGCGGCGGCCGTCGAGGAGGCCCGCCGCGCCGACAAGACGCTTGCCGCGCACGCGCTGAGCGCCGACGGCATCCGCGTGGCCGCCGAGGCGAAGGTCGATACCGTCGAGCACTGCAACTGGCTGGCCCGCGGCGAGGGGGTGGCGTTCGACGAGTCCACTGCCGTGCTGATGGCCCAGAACAACGTGGCCTTTGATCCGACCATGACGCCGATCCAGAGCATCATGGACGTGCCGGCCGAGCGGCTGACCCCGGTCCAGCGAGCGGCGGTCAAGATCCGCCTGGAGCTGGTCGAGGTCTTCCGCCGGATGCTGGCGCTGGGCGTCACGCTGGTGGCCGGCACGGACGCTGGCACCCGTAACAATCAGCTTGACGAGCTGCCGCACGAGATCTCGTTGTACGTGGATCAACTGGGCCTGAGCCCGGTCGCCGCCATCCACTCGGCCACGGGCCGCTCGGCCCAGGTGCTCGGCATCGACGCGGACACCGGCTCGGTTCAGGCCGGCCGCGAGGCCGATCTGCTGGTCGTGGACGGCGACCCGAGCACCGACATCCACACGCTCGGTCGGGCGCGTGCCGTCTACCGGGCCGGCCGGCTGGTGGCCGAGAACGGACGGCTGCTCTCGTAG
- a CDS encoding polysaccharide biosynthesis protein, giving the protein MTTRLATIARRFFPWVVIDLPLVWLSFAIALVVRGVTTTLEYEPALEFAALASLIVVACNEAFGIYRRWWRFATSQDLVPLSVSVGVATVAVLALDLAWPGFRPMPLSVVFLGAFFAICAMTAVRYRTKPMAGIRRTWRRIMAPPNQNVTRVLIVGAGEAGQHLGWQLQNGALAERYHVVGFVDDDARKHGMLIHSRKVFGGKEQIPAVVERENVDLIVLAIHTITGSALRDIVAICQETSAQIKALPSTLAPIEGAPVRANTGAPLGDSLFGDLTFEDLLGRHSVQIDRDQCRHLVRGKTVLVTGASGSIGSELCRQLADLRPARLVMLDANESGIHDLSVELQGFRSDDTTLVPVVGDVTHERRLRALFAGERPHLVFHTAAYKHVPLMEEYPEEAVRVNVGGTRLMMRLAGEFGAERFVLVSSDKAVEPSSVMGASKRVCELIGTSMRAPNTLYTAVRFGNVLGSRGSVVPTFTKQIDLGGPVTITDPTMSRYFMTISEAASLIVQAANFTTGNDVFLLDMGEEINILDLARRLIRLRGLRPDIDIPIVITGPRPGEKLREVLHSAEEYTQPTPHPQVMRVLGIRRTLSQGELAQAVDDLAAAGANGDRTEVRRVLWQIARDGAAPPQLPTLPAPAAGAHALGTGASLGWNAVPRAGPTAATMTLTPGTVALPDARAPIQVMVERARHGLADAADRALALEPWYILPVVVLLLMSPAGTSWPALLVVGPWLLRLVRTGQLLAPTPFSVPIGLFAAGGVLGMLITSSPLQGSIRLNGLVASIALYWLIVHHATTQRRLRGALALTLGVAAAGSVLMLFVTAPYLPWGAPGGPLDGLIAATDGLRQLVLGASEALQRFRFRASGVGALATFGLALAIGPALAAARRKTRLACFALVLLFLGVVIVSGSRSSLVSVLALIVVLLGLRYGWPLLATPFVLVGLWLLVERQLGGLGAPDALPLSVKIRFWQNAAAILHDFAFTGVGLGQRAVRDVYEASMLTIGPNFSHAHNAYIQAYLEQGLLGALGLVSLTMALLFIARRAVANARTPLAWSVALSAGGAALVQLFEGLTEVVLLTSVGNVLLMVALGLLVAASRVDRRQTPPGRMRPALEQLPERGVLAWVRPVFSTPLAAGLALVALVTFTLTPLSSILLLNLGAVERARATLTDNLRREDREPILARADLFLRRALAADDRDAAIWRNLAEVSLGRGDIGRGREYLGEARIRTSGGDWYSLYQLGRVSKDLGLWREAALAWREAGTTGASALRSWSQEARGRDQWDRASVALVALAELRPDDPEPVQQMVQAIRRTRGGTEAAVHELRRLAETAPRAPWALLELANLYDELGQPELAAAARESAEERRAQFGR; this is encoded by the coding sequence TTGACGACGCGACTCGCGACGATTGCCCGGCGTTTCTTCCCGTGGGTGGTGATCGACCTCCCGCTGGTCTGGTTGTCGTTTGCCATCGCGCTGGTCGTGCGGGGCGTCACGACGACCCTCGAGTACGAGCCGGCCCTCGAGTTTGCCGCCCTGGCCAGCCTGATCGTCGTCGCCTGCAACGAGGCGTTCGGCATCTACCGGCGCTGGTGGCGCTTCGCAACCTCGCAGGATCTCGTGCCGCTCAGCGTGTCGGTCGGCGTGGCGACGGTCGCCGTGCTGGCGCTGGATCTCGCGTGGCCGGGCTTCCGCCCGATGCCCCTCTCAGTCGTGTTCCTCGGCGCGTTCTTCGCCATCTGCGCGATGACCGCCGTGCGCTACCGCACCAAGCCGATGGCCGGCATCCGCCGCACCTGGCGGCGGATCATGGCCCCGCCAAACCAGAACGTCACGCGCGTGCTGATCGTCGGGGCCGGCGAGGCCGGGCAGCACCTCGGCTGGCAGTTGCAGAACGGCGCGCTGGCCGAGCGCTACCACGTCGTCGGCTTCGTGGACGACGACGCCCGCAAGCACGGAATGCTGATCCACAGTCGCAAGGTGTTCGGCGGCAAGGAGCAGATTCCCGCCGTCGTCGAGCGCGAGAACGTCGATCTAATCGTGCTGGCGATCCACACCATCACCGGCAGCGCGCTGCGCGACATCGTGGCGATCTGCCAGGAGACCTCGGCCCAGATCAAGGCCCTGCCGAGCACCCTCGCGCCCATCGAAGGCGCGCCCGTCCGCGCCAACACGGGCGCGCCGCTTGGCGACTCGCTGTTCGGCGATCTGACTTTCGAAGACCTGCTCGGGCGGCACTCGGTCCAGATCGACCGCGACCAGTGCCGCCACCTCGTGCGCGGGAAGACCGTCCTGGTGACAGGGGCCAGCGGCTCCATCGGCAGCGAGCTGTGCCGTCAGCTTGCCGATCTCCGCCCGGCCCGGCTCGTGATGCTCGACGCCAACGAGAGCGGCATCCACGATCTCTCCGTCGAGCTGCAGGGCTTCCGCTCCGACGACACCACGCTGGTGCCCGTCGTCGGAGACGTCACCCACGAGCGCCGGCTGCGCGCCCTCTTCGCCGGCGAGCGCCCGCACCTCGTCTTCCACACCGCTGCTTACAAGCACGTCCCGCTGATGGAGGAGTACCCTGAGGAAGCGGTCCGCGTGAACGTCGGCGGGACGCGCCTGATGATGCGGCTGGCCGGCGAGTTCGGGGCCGAGCGATTCGTGCTGGTCTCCAGCGACAAGGCCGTCGAGCCGAGCAGCGTGATGGGGGCCAGCAAGCGGGTCTGCGAGCTGATCGGCACCTCGATGCGCGCGCCGAATACGCTCTACACCGCCGTCCGCTTCGGAAACGTCCTCGGGAGCCGGGGCAGCGTGGTCCCGACGTTCACCAAGCAGATCGACCTTGGCGGCCCGGTCACCATCACCGATCCGACCATGTCCCGCTACTTCATGACGATCTCGGAGGCGGCCAGCCTGATCGTCCAGGCGGCCAACTTCACCACCGGCAACGACGTCTTCCTGCTGGACATGGGCGAGGAGATCAACATCCTCGACCTGGCCCGTCGGCTGATCCGCCTGCGTGGCCTGCGCCCGGACATCGACATCCCCATCGTCATCACCGGCCCCCGCCCCGGCGAGAAGCTCCGCGAGGTGCTCCACAGCGCCGAGGAGTACACCCAGCCGACGCCGCACCCCCAGGTGATGCGGGTGCTCGGGATCCGGCGGACGCTCTCCCAGGGCGAGCTGGCCCAGGCCGTGGACGATCTGGCGGCTGCCGGCGCCAACGGCGACCGCACCGAGGTCCGCCGGGTGCTCTGGCAGATCGCGCGGGACGGCGCGGCGCCACCGCAGTTGCCCACGCTGCCGGCGCCGGCCGCCGGGGCACACGCACTCGGCACAGGCGCGTCGCTGGGGTGGAACGCCGTCCCGCGGGCTGGCCCCACCGCCGCGACGATGACGCTGACGCCGGGCACGGTGGCGCTGCCAGACGCCCGCGCCCCGATCCAGGTCATGGTCGAGCGTGCCCGCCACGGGCTGGCAGATGCGGCAGACCGCGCGCTGGCGCTGGAGCCGTGGTACATCCTGCCGGTCGTGGTGCTCCTGCTGATGAGCCCGGCCGGCACGTCCTGGCCGGCCCTGCTGGTGGTCGGGCCCTGGCTGCTCAGGCTGGTGCGAACCGGTCAGCTCCTGGCGCCGACGCCGTTCAGCGTCCCCATCGGGCTGTTCGCGGCCGGCGGCGTGCTCGGAATGCTCATCACCTCCAGCCCGCTCCAGGGCAGCATTCGCCTGAACGGCCTGGTGGCGAGCATCGCGCTGTACTGGCTGATCGTGCACCATGCGACCACCCAGCGGCGGCTGCGCGGTGCGCTGGCGCTGACGCTGGGTGTGGCGGCGGCGGGCAGCGTGCTGATGCTGTTCGTGACCGCGCCCTATCTGCCCTGGGGCGCGCCGGGCGGCCCGCTGGATGGGCTGATCGCCGCGACGGATGGGCTGCGTCAACTGGTGCTTGGCGCGTCAGAGGCGCTCCAGCGGTTCCGGTTCCGCGCCTCGGGCGTGGGCGCGCTGGCGACCTTCGGGCTGGCGCTGGCCATCGGCCCGGCGCTCGCCGCCGCCCGCCGCAAGACCCGCCTCGCCTGCTTCGCGCTGGTGCTGCTGTTTCTGGGCGTCGTGATCGTCAGCGGCAGCCGCAGCTCGCTGGTGAGCGTGCTGGCCCTGATCGTCGTGCTGCTCGGGCTGCGCTACGGCTGGCCGCTGCTGGCGACGCCGTTCGTGCTGGTCGGGCTGTGGCTGCTGGTCGAGCGGCAGCTCGGTGGCCTGGGCGCGCCGGACGCCCTGCCGCTTTCCGTGAAGATTCGCTTCTGGCAGAACGCCGCCGCGATCCTCCACGACTTCGCCTTTACGGGCGTCGGGCTGGGGCAGCGGGCCGTCCGCGACGTGTACGAAGCGTCCATGCTGACCATCGGCCCGAACTTCAGCCACGCCCACAACGCCTACATCCAGGCGTACCTCGAACAGGGCCTCCTCGGAGCGCTCGGGCTGGTGAGCCTGACGATGGCCCTGTTGTTCATCGCGCGGCGGGCCGTCGCCAACGCCCGGACGCCGCTGGCCTGGAGTGTGGCGCTCTCGGCGGGCGGCGCGGCCCTGGTGCAGTTGTTCGAAGGGCTGACGGAAGTCGTGCTGCTGACGAGCGTCGGCAACGTGCTGCTGATGGTCGCGCTGGGGCTGCTGGTCGCGGCCAGCCGGGTGGACCGCCGCCAGACGCCGCCGGGCCGGATGCGGCCGGCCCTGGAGCAGCTGCCTGAGCGGGGGGTGCTGGCCTGGGTCCGCCCCGTCTTCTCGACGCCGCTGGCGGCCGGGCTTGCGCTCGTCGCCCTGGTGACGTTCACGCTGACGCCGCTCTCCAGCATCCTGCTGCTGAACCTGGGCGCTGTCGAACGGGCGCGCGCCACCCTCACGGACAACCTGCGCCGCGAGGACCGTGAGCCGATCCTCGCCCGCGCCGACCTGTTCCTGCGCCGGGCGCTGGCGGCCGACGACCGCGACGCCGCCATCTGGCGAAATCTGGCAGAGGTCTCCCTGGGGCGGGGCGATATCGGGCGCGGCCGGGAGTACCTGGGAGAGGCCCGCATCCGCACCTCCGGCGGCGACTGGTACTCGCTGTATCAGCTTGGCCGCGTCAGCAAGGATCTTGGGCTGTGGCGCGAGGCGGCCCTGGCCTGGCGCGAGGCCGGCACGACGGGCGCGAGCGCGCTCCGGAGCTGGTCTCAGGAGGCCCGCGGCCGCGATCAGTGGGACCGGGCCAGCGTGGCGCTCGTGGCGCTGGCCGAGCTGCGTCCGGACGACCCGGAGCCGGTCCAGCAGATGGTTCAGGCGATACGCCGCACGCGCGGGGGCACAGAGGCCGCCGTCCACGAGCTGCGACGGCTGGCCGAGACGGCCCCGCGCGCGCCGTGGGCGCTGCTGGAGCTGGCGAACCTGTACGACGAGCTTGGCCAGCCGGAGCTGGCAGCGGCCGCCCGTGAGTCCGCCGAGGAGCGCCGCGCCCAGTTCGGGCGCTGA
- a CDS encoding MFS transporter: MRHGGPRRRAALTTDEVTQTPRTSPERGAPGDNGVGAGAIPEPASEPAPASTPAVSPDRANWRMLALAWLVYSGFGIVSSSLPALITPIRSDLRLSYSEVGVLLGAWQLVYIGVSYPAGMFVDRVGTHRALALGAALVALSGLMRAFAADFTTMFLSVAIFGVGGPIISIGVPKVIASWFSGRPRVTASGIYITGSTTGSVLTLASTNSLVLPALGSWQVTCAVYGSIVAGIAATWWLLARDPPRPAARSGGEPAASFREACMRVLTTRAVWLVVIVGFTGFMINHGLRSWLPQILEFKGMSPADAGYLAAVPGVSSIAGSITTARLAAKFGRKPVVATCLITVGASLLAVNALSGPPLIVALAVQGFFAGGVAPILLTILMDMREVGAGAMGAAAGIYFAVGEVGGFSGPSVMGVLKDMTGGFTAGLLLLAAITVVMLIPTALLKDPRATKA; the protein is encoded by the coding sequence TTGAGGCATGGCGGCCCTCGTAGGCGGGCAGCACTGACAACCGACGAGGTCACCCAGACGCCCAGAACGTCCCCCGAGCGCGGCGCGCCCGGGGACAACGGCGTTGGCGCTGGCGCCATCCCTGAGCCGGCCAGCGAGCCCGCCCCGGCCAGCACGCCCGCCGTCAGCCCGGACCGTGCCAACTGGCGCATGCTGGCCCTGGCATGGCTCGTCTACTCCGGCTTCGGCATCGTCTCGTCCTCGCTGCCGGCGCTGATCACGCCGATCCGCTCCGACCTGCGCCTGAGCTACTCCGAGGTCGGCGTGCTGCTCGGAGCGTGGCAACTGGTATACATCGGCGTCTCGTATCCCGCTGGCATGTTCGTGGACCGTGTCGGCACCCACCGGGCGCTGGCGCTGGGCGCGGCGCTGGTGGCGCTCTCCGGCCTGATGCGGGCGTTCGCCGCCGACTTCACGACGATGTTCCTCTCGGTGGCGATCTTCGGCGTCGGCGGCCCGATCATCTCTATCGGCGTCCCGAAGGTGATCGCATCGTGGTTCAGCGGCCGGCCCCGCGTCACGGCGTCCGGCATCTACATCACCGGCTCTACAACGGGCAGCGTGCTGACGCTGGCGTCCACCAACAGCCTGGTGCTGCCGGCCCTCGGCTCCTGGCAGGTGACGTGCGCCGTCTACGGGAGCATCGTGGCGGGGATCGCGGCGACATGGTGGCTACTGGCGCGCGACCCACCCAGGCCGGCCGCGCGGTCCGGCGGCGAGCCTGCCGCCAGCTTCCGCGAGGCCTGCATGCGGGTGCTCACGACCCGAGCGGTCTGGCTGGTGGTGATCGTCGGGTTTACCGGGTTCATGATCAACCACGGCTTGCGAAGCTGGCTGCCGCAGATCCTGGAGTTCAAGGGCATGAGCCCGGCCGACGCCGGCTACCTCGCGGCGGTGCCGGGCGTCTCCAGCATCGCCGGCAGCATCACGACCGCCCGGCTGGCCGCGAAGTTCGGGCGGAAGCCGGTGGTGGCGACCTGCCTGATCACGGTCGGCGCGTCGCTGCTGGCGGTGAACGCGCTCTCCGGCCCGCCGCTGATCGTGGCGCTGGCGGTGCAGGGCTTCTTCGCGGGGGGCGTCGCCCCGATCCTGCTCACCATCCTGATGGACATGCGCGAGGTCGGCGCGGGCGCGATGGGCGCGGCGGCCGGCATCTACTTCGCGGTGGGCGAGGTGGGCGGCTTCTCAGGGCCGTCG
- a CDS encoding response regulator, translated as MGCRGRPVIPWAPAAVRAICAMTVVVALAVLAGWALGVPLLVSEVGLALFATSTMVIFTVMIWLSARRLNDVDDARGAAAGATRSALHDREASHRHLEQEMAERARAEAEAHASEERFQVAFRASPAGMALLRLSDQTFVSVNESWLATMGLTAAEVIGRTADELRLIDPVEREAMREQARHPGTLVNADLRFRTSSGALRHGLISTQIVQVGGEPHILATVIDITDRVFAEQELRDANLRLESTLSELRATQQQLIEQERIGALGQLASGIAHDFNNALGPILGYSDLLLEEPALLEDRAVTLEYVRAINTAAQGAAGVVARLRDFYRRRQNGDSVGPVHVPDVIAQAISLTRPRWKDQAQARGLTIDILVEVHDVPPLNGSPADLRDALVNLILNAVDALERDGEIALRARVDDAHVLVEVADTGVGMSDDVRRQCLEPFFTTKGDRGTGLGLGLVQGTIQRLGGSIEIESAVDLGTTIRLRLPSGQDVPAASATDAPRQGASRTEAARILRVLVVDDEPMVRDAVRRFLEIDQHCVDVASTGVEAASMLGTTAYDLIMTDRAMPEMGGDELAQLVKRQHPTTPVLMLTGFGDLMSAAGEQPEGVDLVLSKPTTLGRLRAAIAALVPEPADASSPPGEGFPERGLR; from the coding sequence GTGGGCTGCCGGGGCCGGCCGGTGATCCCGTGGGCGCCGGCCGCTGTGCGCGCCATCTGCGCGATGACCGTCGTCGTCGCGCTTGCGGTCCTGGCCGGCTGGGCGCTGGGCGTGCCGCTGCTCGTCAGCGAGGTCGGGCTGGCGCTGTTTGCCACGTCGACTATGGTGATCTTCACCGTCATGATCTGGCTCAGCGCGCGGAGGCTGAACGATGTGGACGATGCGCGCGGGGCCGCCGCAGGCGCCACGCGCTCCGCGCTGCACGATCGGGAGGCCTCGCATCGCCATCTCGAACAGGAGATGGCCGAGCGCGCCCGTGCCGAAGCCGAGGCGCACGCCTCTGAGGAGCGGTTCCAGGTGGCGTTCCGAGCCAGCCCGGCCGGCATGGCCCTGCTGCGGCTGTCCGACCAGACGTTTGTGTCCGTCAACGAGAGCTGGCTGGCGACGATGGGCCTCACGGCGGCTGAGGTCATCGGGCGGACCGCCGACGAGCTGCGCCTGATCGACCCCGTCGAGCGGGAGGCGATGCGCGAGCAGGCCAGACATCCGGGTACGTTGGTCAACGCCGACCTTCGGTTTCGGACGAGCAGCGGGGCGCTGCGTCATGGGTTGATCTCGACGCAGATCGTCCAGGTCGGCGGGGAGCCGCACATCCTGGCGACTGTGATCGACATCACGGACCGCGTCTTCGCGGAGCAAGAGCTGCGAGATGCCAACCTCCGCCTCGAATCGACCCTCTCCGAGCTCCGCGCGACCCAGCAGCAGCTCATCGAGCAGGAGCGGATCGGTGCGCTGGGTCAGCTTGCCAGCGGTATCGCGCACGACTTCAACAATGCCCTCGGCCCGATCCTCGGCTACAGCGACTTGCTCCTGGAGGAGCCGGCTCTCCTCGAAGACCGCGCCGTGACGCTGGAGTACGTCCGCGCCATCAACACCGCTGCCCAGGGCGCGGCCGGCGTAGTCGCACGCCTGCGCGACTTCTACCGCCGACGCCAGAACGGCGACAGTGTGGGTCCGGTCCACGTCCCGGACGTCATCGCGCAGGCGATCTCGCTGACGCGGCCCCGCTGGAAAGATCAGGCGCAGGCGCGCGGACTGACCATCGATATCCTCGTGGAGGTTCACGACGTGCCGCCGCTCAACGGCAGCCCCGCCGACCTGCGCGACGCGCTGGTGAACCTCATACTCAACGCGGTGGATGCCCTGGAGCGCGACGGCGAGATCGCCCTCCGCGCCCGGGTCGACGATGCTCACGTCCTCGTCGAGGTGGCCGACACGGGCGTCGGCATGTCCGACGACGTCCGCCGACAGTGCCTCGAACCGTTCTTCACCACCAAAGGCGACCGCGGCACCGGTCTCGGGCTGGGGCTGGTGCAGGGGACCATCCAGCGGCTCGGCGGCAGCATCGAGATCGAGTCGGCGGTGGACCTGGGCACGACGATCCGCCTCCGGCTGCCGAGTGGCCAGGATGTGCCCGCCGCGTCGGCCACGGACGCCCCCCGCCAGGGGGCTTCCCGCACGGAGGCGGCGCGCATCCTGCGGGTGCTGGTCGTGGACGACGAGCCGATGGTCCGCGATGCCGTGCGCCGCTTCCTGGAGATCGACCAGCACTGCGTCGATGTTGCCTCAACTGGCGTCGAAGCTGCGTCGATGCTGGGCACGACCGCCTACGACCTGATCATGACGGATCGCGCCATGCCGGAGATGGGCGGCGACGAGCTGGCGCAGTTGGTGAAGCGGCAGCATCCGACGACGCCGGTGCTGATGCTGACGGGCTTTGGCGACCTGATGAGCGCGGCCGGCGAGCAGCCCGAGGGCGTCGATCTGGTGCTGTCCAAGCCGACGACGCTGGGCCGGCTCCGGGCGGCCATCGCCGCGCTCGTGCCGGAGCCGGCCGATGCCAGCTCGCCGCCGGGCGAAGGATTCCCGGAGCGGGGGTTGAGGTAA